TACAAAGCCAATCCCGATTACGACAAAAACCGCCAACGCCTGAAAACCATCACAGGCATAGGCGAAAACACCGCCGCCGTTTTGCTCTCGACCATAACATCACGCTTTGATACCGCTGCCCAACTGGCCGCCTATTTCGGTTTGGGTCCAAAACGGCATCAGCCGGGAACAAGCGTAAACGGCAAAGAACGGATTTCAAAGGTAGGCAAGTCCGACTTAAGGGCAGCCCTATACATGCCCGCATTGGCCGCCTACCGCATGAACGCCTTTCCCGCCTTTATCGGCCGTCTGAAAGCCGGGAAAAAACCGCCGAAACTCATCTATTGTTGCAATTATGCGAAAGCTGGTAACCATCGCTTTCTACATTTTGAAAAACCAAACGGAATACGACAAAACCCGTTACGGATTAACAGCATAAATTAACAATACCAAACAGAAAAATGCCCTACAAAAGCAGGGTACGGCTTGGTTGTTGCCGAAAGAATACATCAACGGCATTGACACTTGCACATACTATCTTGATTGCTTAAATGCTTCTTTCAATATCTTACCGACCGAATCGACAGCGCCGGGTTGTGGGATTCAGCAACCGATGATTTCTCCGTTAAACCAGTCCGTCAGCGGCAACAGTTGCGCTTTTCCCCACCGGCATCGAATCCGGCAACCGATGATTGCCTTGTTGAACCAATCCATCAGCGGAGAAAGATACAACTTTTCTCCCGCATTATTGAGCTCCGTGGCAGCCCTTACCCGTTTCCCATTTGGCTTTTCCGCCTTGAAACGGCGTTGCAGGATAGCGGCGTAACGTTGCCGGCCTCTTTCGAACGGGCGATGGACGGCATTGACTCCACCGTGCTGCCGCCCCGGCCCGACACCACCTTAAGACGGCCTGTGTCTGCTTGCGGTATCGGTTCGGGAAGTTAAAATAGTGATTCCGGTATTCCCAAGCATGGCGGCAAGGTTATACGGTCATAACGAATAATGCTCAAAAGAAAGTTGGTTCCCTGTTATTGCAGGGAAAATTATACCTGACAGTGTAGTTTATACGGACAATTTATGCAATTAAAATATGTTGGATGTCGGCAGATTCAACCACCGGATAAATCACAGCAGTTTGTCAACCTACAAAAACATATTAACGGCATTGGAAATTTTTAGAATTAGTCAAAATGCTATTTGTGTAAGTTCAATGGCATTACTAAAGCCCATTTCAAGCTGTATTTGAATAATGTGAACGATGTTTAACAACATTAAAATAAAATCTCAATTATCTTTTTAAAAGAATTGATAAGAGAATTTGACCTGGTTATCTAAGACAGTCTCTAAAGATTTTGTAGTGTGGAGGCAAATTAGATGCTGAAAAATCCTAGGCCGTCTGAAAGTTTTTTCAGACGGCCTGTTGGTTTAAGCTATTTCAAACTTAAATAATGCCTTGGGTTTGGGTTTGTTGGGTGATTTGATCTTGGCTCACAGAAGCATAGGATGTATCGATACCGTAGCTGTTGAGTACTTTATCGATAGCGGTGCTGTTCCATACGGTGCCGTCATCAAATTTAAACTCTTCGATGCGGTAGGCCGCACTTTCAAACCAATTGCTCACAGTTAACGAATCTTGACCGCCGGCTTTGATGGTTAAATCGTTGCCCGAGCGGGCAAAGCTTAAGTCGGAAATCTGGAGGCCTTGCCAAAATTCAAGTACATCATGGTTACACGGATCGGTATCGTAATCACAGATTACATCATGACCATAACCTTTATTGAACACATAGGTGTCGTTGCCGACGCCGCCTTCAAGATAGTCGTTGCCGGCACCGCCATCAAGCCAGTCGCCGCCGCCTTTGCCGATCAGACGGTCATCACCATCCATGCCGCGCAATTCATTATTGCCGCCGTTGCCGATAATTTCGTTGTTCAGGCTGTTACCGGTTCCGTTCAGATTGGCCGTACCCATCAGAATCAGGTTCTCAACATTATCCGGCAATTCGTAATCGATATAGGTGCGAACGGTGTCGGTGCCCTCGTTGGCATGCTCAACTACGCAATCTCCTTTCTGCTCAACCAGATATACATCATTGCCGAGACCTCCGTACATGATGTCGTTGCCTTCTCCGCCATTGAGGTAATCGTTGCCTGTGCCGCCGTAGAGCGTGTCGTTACCTGACTGGCCATACAGCGTATCGCCGTTGTCATTTCCGTAGATGATGTCGTCTCCTGCACCGCCGTAGATCACATCTGCACCGGCATGACCGTAAATTTTATCAGCTTTATCAGTACCGTAAATGGTGTCTTTTTTCTCGGTACCGTGAATTTGGCCTATTTCGTTGGGTGTGCCTTTAATAATATTACCGGGATTTTTATCGATGCCGCCGAAACTGTTGTCGGGATTGGCATTGTTATCCTTGCAATCAATGCAGTCGTCTTTCGGCTTGGGCTCGGGTTTCGGCTCAGGCTTGGGCTCGGGTTTCGGCTCAGGCTTGGGCTCGGGTTTCGGCTCAGGCTTGGGCTCGGGTTTCGGCTCAGGCTTGGGCTCGGGTTTCGGCTCAGGCTTGGGCTCGGGTTTCGGCTCAGGCTTGGGCTCGGGTTTCGGCTCAGGCTTGGGCTCGGGTTTCGGCTCAGGCTTGGGCTCGGGTTTCGGCTCAGGCTTGGGCT
This genomic interval from Neisseria musculi contains the following:
- a CDS encoding calcium-binding protein, translated to MTHSFKGFSGGKSYGWGGKGHYGWGGKDKGIGNWYCPPVIPPIIGFVPKPLPPIIGFIPKPLPPIIGFVPKPKPPIIGLFPKPKPPIIELFPKPKPHPKPEPKPEPKPEPKPEPKPEPKPEPKPEPKPEPKPEPKPEPKPEPKPEPKPEPKPEPKPEPKPEPKPEPKPEPKPEPKPEPKPEPKPEPKPEPKPEPKPKDDCIDCKDNNANPDNSFGGIDKNPGNIIKGTPNEIGQIHGTEKKDTIYGTDKADKIYGHAGADVIYGGAGDDIIYGNDNGDTLYGQSGNDTLYGGTGNDYLNGGEGNDIMYGGLGNDVYLVEQKGDCVVEHANEGTDTVRTYIDYELPDNVENLILMGTANLNGTGNSLNNEIIGNGGNNELRGMDGDDRLIGKGGGDWLDGGAGNDYLEGGVGNDTYVFNKGYGHDVICDYDTDPCNHDVLEFWQGLQISDLSFARSGNDLTIKAGGQDSLTVSNWFESAAYRIEEFKFDDGTVWNSTAIDKVLNSYGIDTSYASVSQDQITQQTQTQGII